The Enterococcus sp. 7F3_DIV0205 genome has a window encoding:
- the trpS gene encoding tryptophan--tRNA ligase: METIFSGIQPSGIPTIGNYIGAMKQFIELQNHYNCYFCIVDEHAITVPQDPLKLRQQTRGLAALYLAVGLDPEKATIFIQSEVSAHAEAAWIIQCNTTIGELERMTQFKDKSQKNGRTGVSAGLLTYPPLMVGDIVLYNANLVPVGDDQKQHLELTRDFVERFNKRYGQANQEILVLPEVKIAEQGGRVMSLQDPTSKMSKSDSNAKGFISMLDEPSIIRKKIKSAVTDSTGIIEYDPENKPGISNLLSIFSASTGRSIDDIVAAYEGKGYGEFKTDLAEAVVDLLSPIQERYHELLASEELDDILDRGAEQARLVANKTLQRMKNAIGLGRKPRKRT; the protein is encoded by the coding sequence ATGGAAACTATTTTTTCAGGCATCCAACCTAGTGGTATTCCGACAATCGGAAATTACATTGGTGCGATGAAACAATTTATTGAATTACAAAATCACTATAACTGTTATTTTTGTATAGTTGATGAACATGCGATCACAGTTCCTCAAGATCCTTTGAAACTACGTCAACAAACGCGTGGTTTAGCAGCTCTTTATCTGGCTGTAGGTCTTGATCCTGAGAAAGCAACGATTTTCATCCAATCTGAGGTATCAGCTCATGCGGAAGCAGCTTGGATCATTCAATGCAACACAACGATCGGTGAATTAGAGCGTATGACTCAATTTAAAGATAAATCACAAAAAAATGGTCGGACAGGCGTTAGCGCGGGACTGTTGACTTATCCCCCTTTAATGGTAGGAGATATTGTTTTGTACAACGCAAATCTTGTACCTGTCGGCGATGATCAAAAACAGCATTTAGAATTGACACGGGATTTTGTTGAGCGTTTTAATAAACGTTATGGACAAGCCAATCAAGAAATTTTGGTTCTTCCAGAGGTAAAAATCGCTGAACAAGGCGGTCGGGTAATGAGCTTACAAGACCCAACTAGTAAAATGAGTAAATCAGATTCAAATGCCAAAGGATTCATCTCTATGTTGGATGAGCCAAGTATCATCCGCAAAAAAATCAAGTCAGCCGTAACTGATTCAACAGGTATCATTGAATACGATCCAGAAAATAAACCAGGCATCTCTAATTTATTAAGTATCTTCTCTGCCTCTACTGGTCGCTCAATCGATGATATAGTTGCAGCTTATGAAGGAAAAGGATATGGCGAATTCAAAACAGATTTAGCTGAAGCAGTTGTCGATCTACTAAGTCCAATCCAAGAACGTTACCATGAGTTATTAGCTTCAGAAGAATTAGATGATATCCTTGATAGAGGAGCCGAGCAAGCTCGCCTTGTTGCCAATAAAACATTACAACGAATGAAGAATGCTATTGGTTTAGGAAGAAAGCCACGTAAAAGAACTTAA